A window of Costertonia aggregata contains these coding sequences:
- a CDS encoding cupin domain-containing protein: MKIDSKDAMALLAKTNSPFLNLFEHGSLSVEIYQPEKIDLQQPHTRDEVYVIVSGSGEFLNGGTRTSFKAGDFLFVPAGVEHRFENFTNDFSTWVLFYGPEGGEKV, from the coding sequence ATGAAAATTGATAGTAAAGATGCTATGGCCCTACTTGCCAAGACCAACTCACCGTTTTTGAACCTCTTTGAACATGGTAGTTTATCGGTCGAGATATACCAACCAGAAAAGATAGATCTACAACAGCCCCACACTAGGGATGAAGTATATGTTATTGTGTCCGGTAGCGGCGAATTTTTGAATGGAGGTACTCGAACCTCGTTCAAGGCAGGGGATTTTCTTTTTGTCCCTGCCGGTGTTGAACATCGGTTTGAGAATTTTACGAACGATTTTTCCACATGGGTGCTATTTTACGGTCCGGAAGGAGGGGAAAAAGTATAG
- a CDS encoding M14 family metallopeptidase yields MKKILFLLTVTISLNAYAQESVGLDYYLPQDVTYDESIPTPKSILGHEVGEWHVTHDKLMFYMQTLAKASDRITIENRGETFEERPILLLTITSPKNHQNIEQIRQEHVALTENGSISTDIDNMPIVVYQGFSIHGNEPSGSNAGLAYAYHLAAAQGPEIEELLNNMVILLDPSFNPDGLQRFAYWANTNKSIQLNADPNDREYDEVWPGGRTNHYWFDMNRDWLPVQLPESRARIESFHKWMPNILTDHHEMGTNSTFFFQPGEPTRVHPLTPKINQELTAEIGTYHAKALDKIGSLYYSEENYDDYYYGKGSTFPDVNGSIGILFEQGSSRGHIQESENGILTFPFTIRNQFTTALSTIEAAKNMRSKILRYQRDFYTSAAKEAAKSKTKAIIFGDAKDAAKAWHLAEILNRHKIKFHELSNDAKIDGKPFKKESSYVVPMNQKNHRLIKAMFEKRTTFTDSLFYDISAWTFPLAFNIDYTESTSLTNAGPEITDFQPLNGRVDQQSNYAYLFEWHEYYTPKALNTITQKGIRAKVAKSRFTLQGKTYDYGTIMVPVQNQNMNATDLYTFLSKVAQDSKIQITAVGTGLTKGIDLGSNDFDPIGKQKVAMLVGEGIRSYDAGEIWHLFDTRYDMKITKLDTKDFQRTDLSSYTDIIIPSGRLGKSEAKKLKEWVKDGGTLIGYRNVANWLNANDFLKLTFKKDTLVAKNISFEQRNDFSGAQVTGGAIFEAKLDRSHPINFGYSKDRLSLFRNTNIYLEPEKDSYDNPIQYTNNPLQSGYISEENLELIKNSVPFKVDRMGKGRVILFTDNTNFRAFWYGTNKLLMNAIFFGGLM; encoded by the coding sequence ATGAAAAAAATACTATTTCTTTTAACTGTTACGATTAGTTTGAATGCCTACGCCCAGGAAAGTGTAGGTTTGGACTATTATTTGCCCCAAGACGTAACATATGACGAAAGCATTCCCACACCAAAATCAATACTAGGGCATGAGGTTGGCGAATGGCACGTAACCCATGACAAACTCATGTTTTATATGCAGACTTTGGCAAAAGCTAGCGACCGCATCACCATTGAGAATCGTGGGGAAACTTTTGAAGAACGGCCCATATTGTTGTTGACCATTACCTCGCCTAAAAACCATCAAAACATAGAACAAATTCGACAAGAGCACGTCGCCCTAACCGAAAACGGAAGCATTTCTACCGATATAGATAATATGCCCATAGTTGTCTATCAAGGATTTTCTATTCACGGTAATGAACCCAGCGGTTCCAATGCCGGGTTGGCCTATGCCTATCATCTCGCCGCAGCGCAGGGCCCTGAAATTGAGGAATTATTGAATAACATGGTAATTTTATTGGATCCGTCGTTTAATCCCGACGGGCTGCAACGTTTCGCCTACTGGGCCAACACAAATAAGAGCATTCAGTTAAACGCCGACCCCAATGATAGGGAATATGACGAAGTTTGGCCAGGCGGTCGCACCAATCATTACTGGTTTGATATGAACCGTGACTGGCTACCGGTACAATTACCGGAAAGTAGGGCACGAATTGAAAGCTTTCACAAATGGATGCCCAATATTTTAACGGACCACCACGAGATGGGAACCAATTCCACTTTCTTTTTTCAACCAGGGGAACCAACACGCGTACATCCATTGACCCCAAAAATAAATCAGGAGTTGACCGCAGAAATAGGCACCTATCATGCCAAAGCGCTTGACAAAATAGGCTCCCTGTATTATTCGGAAGAAAACTATGATGACTACTACTATGGCAAAGGCTCTACCTTTCCCGATGTGAATGGCAGCATAGGTATTTTGTTCGAGCAAGGCAGCTCTAGGGGGCATATTCAAGAAAGTGAAAATGGTATATTGACTTTTCCGTTTACCATACGCAATCAATTTACCACAGCGCTATCTACGATAGAAGCGGCCAAGAACATGCGGTCCAAAATACTACGATACCAAAGGGATTTTTATACCTCTGCCGCAAAAGAAGCAGCAAAAAGCAAAACAAAAGCCATCATTTTCGGGGATGCTAAAGATGCTGCAAAAGCATGGCATTTGGCCGAAATCCTCAACAGGCACAAAATAAAGTTCCATGAGCTTTCCAACGATGCCAAAATCGACGGAAAACCATTCAAAAAGGAAAGTAGCTATGTAGTGCCCATGAATCAAAAAAACCATAGGCTCATAAAGGCCATGTTCGAAAAGCGAACCACTTTTACCGACAGTCTTTTTTACGATATATCGGCTTGGACCTTTCCGTTAGCTTTTAATATAGATTATACCGAAAGTACCTCTTTGACAAATGCTGGCCCGGAAATAACCGATTTTCAACCCTTAAACGGCCGTGTAGACCAACAGAGCAACTATGCATATTTGTTCGAATGGCATGAATATTACACCCCTAAAGCCTTGAATACCATTACGCAGAAAGGCATACGGGCCAAAGTAGCCAAATCCCGATTTACGCTGCAGGGCAAGACCTATGACTACGGTACGATTATGGTTCCGGTGCAAAACCAAAACATGAATGCCACTGATCTGTATACCTTTTTATCTAAAGTTGCCCAAGACAGTAAAATTCAGATAACGGCAGTGGGTACAGGACTTACCAAAGGCATTGATTTAGGAAGTAACGATTTTGACCCAATCGGCAAACAAAAAGTGGCCATGCTGGTAGGCGAAGGCATACGTTCCTATGATGCCGGGGAGATTTGGCATTTGTTCGATACACGTTATGATATGAAAATAACAAAGTTGGACACCAAGGATTTTCAACGGACAGACCTAAGCAGTTATACCGATATAATCATCCCTAGTGGTAGATTGGGCAAAAGCGAGGCAAAAAAATTAAAAGAATGGGTAAAGGATGGCGGAACCCTCATCGGCTATAGAAATGTAGCCAATTGGCTGAATGCCAACGATTTTCTAAAGTTGACGTTCAAAAAAGACACCTTGGTTGCCAAAAATATATCTTTTGAGCAACGAAACGATTTTAGTGGTGCCCAAGTAACCGGAGGTGCTATTTTCGAGGCGAAACTGGACCGATCCCACCCTATCAATTTTGGATATTCCAAAGACCGTTTGTCCTTGTTTAGAAATACCAATATTTATTTGGAGCCGGAAAAGGATAGCTACGATAATCCGATTCAATACACCAACAACCCATTACAAAGCGGGTATATTTCCGAGGAAAATCTGGAACTCATAAAAAACAGTGTGCCGTTCAAAGTAGATCGTATGGGCAAAGGGCGTGTAATCCTCTTTACTGACAACACCAATTTTAGGGCATTTTGGTACGGTACCAACAAATTGTTGATGAATGCCATTTTCTTTGGTGGGCTGATGTAA
- a CDS encoding YfiT family bacillithiol transferase yields MESMESLQYPIGRFKRPGAITDVQVKDWIAMLEDLPERLERLVKNLNAEQLDTAYRPGGWTVRQVIHHIADSHHHSYTRFKWALTEDKPVIKAYREKNWSDLFDAKTAPIQLSLNYLKVLHAKLVYLLKGLSKSDMKLFYIHPEDNSMVALEENIAKYAWHGSHHYAHIEGLLKRQGWL; encoded by the coding sequence ATGGAAAGTATGGAGAGTTTACAATATCCCATAGGTCGTTTTAAGCGCCCCGGTGCTATTACCGATGTTCAAGTGAAAGATTGGATAGCGATGCTGGAAGATTTACCCGAGCGCTTGGAGCGACTGGTCAAAAACTTAAATGCTGAACAGTTGGATACGGCATATAGACCGGGTGGATGGACCGTTAGACAAGTGATACACCACATAGCGGATAGCCACCACCATAGTTATACTAGGTTTAAATGGGCTTTGACAGAAGATAAACCTGTAATCAAAGCGTATCGAGAAAAAAATTGGAGCGATCTTTTTGATGCAAAAACCGCTCCCATACAATTGTCATTGAATTACTTAAAGGTGTTGCATGCAAAATTAGTGTACTTGTTGAAGGGGCTTTCCAAGAGCGATATGAAATTATTTTATATTCATCCAGAAGATAACAGCATGGTTGCCCTTGAGGAAAATATTGCCAAATATGCATGGCATGGTAGCCATCATTATGCCCATATTGAAGGTTTGCTAAAGCGACAAGGATGGCTTTAG
- a CDS encoding lysophospholipid acyltransferase family protein, with protein sequence MSKISYAVLRLIIRCALRLYFTKIKINGLQNIPRDKPVLFVPNHQNALLDALLIVTHNRRKPYFLTRSDVFKSRALKRVFSFLRMLPIYRIRDGKDALANNHAIFDRCSELLKKNKTLVVFPEANHNLQRRVRPLSKGFVRILHTALVQEPNLDIQLIPIGFNYKDAKVFPDSVAVYYGKPISVQKEYDINSAFRSTARLKKMVSDDLQQLTTHIHAHDYEKTIAVLDALEPDYLDPTTTNRLLQDIELKKVALSTSQKRKINIGKPLFWVLNFPVLLLWKHVVLPKVPEDEFRSTFRFGYFLLFYPLYCTLLLIFFGLAFGYMIAAMFVLVLFMFNWGYVKFKY encoded by the coding sequence TTGAGTAAAATATCATATGCCGTACTACGATTAATTATACGATGCGCCTTACGTCTCTATTTTACAAAAATCAAGATCAATGGCCTGCAAAACATTCCAAGGGACAAACCGGTCCTTTTTGTACCTAACCATCAGAATGCTCTTTTGGATGCCCTTTTGATCGTAACCCATAACCGAAGAAAGCCTTATTTTTTGACCCGTTCGGATGTTTTTAAGAGCAGAGCGCTAAAACGTGTTTTTAGTTTTCTCCGAATGCTGCCCATTTATCGTATTCGTGACGGTAAGGATGCATTGGCCAATAATCATGCAATTTTTGATAGGTGCTCCGAGTTACTGAAAAAGAACAAAACTCTGGTCGTTTTTCCGGAAGCCAACCATAATCTGCAAAGAAGGGTTCGCCCGTTGAGCAAAGGTTTTGTTCGAATATTACACACAGCATTGGTGCAAGAACCAAATTTGGATATTCAACTGATCCCTATTGGGTTCAATTATAAAGATGCCAAGGTTTTTCCGGATAGTGTTGCTGTGTACTATGGCAAACCGATTTCGGTCCAAAAAGAATATGATATAAATAGTGCCTTTCGTAGCACCGCCAGATTAAAAAAAATGGTAAGTGATGATTTGCAACAATTGACCACCCATATTCACGCCCATGATTACGAAAAAACAATAGCGGTCTTGGATGCCTTAGAACCGGATTATTTAGACCCAACGACCACAAATAGACTTTTACAGGATATAGAACTAAAAAAAGTTGCCCTGTCCACATCTCAAAAAAGAAAAATTAATATCGGTAAACCCCTATTTTGGGTATTGAATTTCCCCGTACTATTGTTATGGAAACATGTAGTATTGCCTAAGGTACCTGAAGACGAGTTTAGGAGCACGTTCCGGTTTGGTTATTTTTTGCTGTTCTATCCTTTATATTGTACGCTATTACTTATTTTTTTTGGTTTAGCCTTCGGGTATATGATTGCTGCAATGTTTGTGTTAGTACTTTTTATGTTTAATTGGGGGTATGTGAAATTTAAATATTGA
- a CDS encoding peroxiredoxin: MATIRLGDKAPDFTADSSMGSINLYDYLGDGWGILFSHPADFTPVCTTELGTAAKFKDEFDKRNVKMLALSVDGAASHAEWIKDINEVQQTTVNFPIIADEDKKVSDLYDMIHPNADNNLTVRSVFIIAPDKTVKLILTYPASTGRNFYELLRVIDSLQLTAYHKVATPANWENGQDVVVSPAISTSEAKEMFDKGVDEIKPYLRMTPDPTL, encoded by the coding sequence ATGGCAACAATACGTTTAGGCGATAAGGCTCCGGATTTTACAGCAGACAGCTCAATGGGCAGCATTAATTTATATGATTATTTAGGCGACGGATGGGGAATCCTGTTCTCACATCCTGCAGATTTTACTCCGGTTTGTACCACTGAACTGGGTACGGCAGCAAAATTTAAGGACGAGTTTGATAAACGCAATGTAAAAATGTTGGCATTGAGTGTTGACGGAGCTGCATCACATGCCGAATGGATAAAAGATATCAATGAAGTTCAGCAAACCACGGTAAACTTCCCTATTATAGCCGATGAGGACAAAAAAGTTTCTGATCTGTATGATATGATTCACCCCAATGCAGACAACAACCTTACGGTACGTTCAGTATTTATTATAGCTCCAGACAAGACTGTAAAATTAATCCTTACCTACCCCGCATCTACGGGACGTAATTTTTACGAACTCCTGCGTGTTATAGATTCCTTACAATTAACGGCCTATCATAAAGTGGCCACTCCCGCCAATTGGGAAAACGGTCAGGATGTCGTGGTAAGTCCGGCAATATCAACTTCAGAGGCTAAAGAAATGTTTGATAAAGGTGTTGACGAAATAAAGCCTTATTTGCGAATGACACCAGATCCAACACTTTAA
- a CDS encoding M20/M25/M40 family metallo-hydrolase has translation MKSSKLYVVAFLCVTSLFSQKSDEQQIKSIYDLALTQGKSYDWLNHLSNQIGGRLSGSVQAEQAVDYTKSQLDSLGFDKVWLQPVMVPKWVRGIPEFAYIESKPGITTNVPICALGGSVATPPGGIKANVVEVQSIEELESLGEAKLKGKIVFFNRPMQADLISTFAAYSGCVDQRGQGAAEAGKYGAVGVIVRSMNLRLDDYPHTGAMGYGDTPSENRIPAAAISTNGAELLSTTLKLNPNIQFYFKQNCKQLDDVKSYNVIAEIKGSTFPNEIMVVGGHLDSWDLGDGAHDDGAGCVQSMEALRLLKETGYTPKRTIRVVLFMNEENGLRGGKEYAAVAKNKNESHVFALESDAGGFTPRGFSFNASEDNINMAKNWATLFEPYLIHVFVEGYGGADINPLKNNNDDIVLAGLRPDSQRYFDHHHAENDTFEHINKRELELGGATMASLIYLFDKYGTIKK, from the coding sequence ATGAAATCAAGCAAACTATACGTTGTGGCATTCTTGTGCGTTACATCGTTATTCTCTCAAAAATCCGATGAGCAACAAATAAAGTCGATTTATGATCTGGCCTTGACCCAAGGCAAATCGTATGATTGGTTGAACCACTTGTCCAACCAAATCGGCGGACGGTTATCTGGCTCCGTTCAAGCGGAGCAAGCTGTAGATTATACCAAATCCCAGTTAGACTCCCTTGGTTTTGATAAGGTTTGGTTACAGCCCGTTATGGTACCCAAATGGGTTCGTGGCATTCCGGAATTCGCTTATATAGAGAGTAAGCCTGGTATTACGACCAATGTGCCCATTTGCGCTTTGGGCGGTTCGGTAGCTACCCCTCCAGGCGGTATAAAAGCAAATGTTGTTGAGGTTCAAAGCATAGAGGAGCTTGAATCTTTGGGCGAGGCCAAGCTAAAAGGTAAGATAGTGTTCTTTAACCGGCCCATGCAAGCCGACTTGATCAGTACTTTTGCCGCTTATTCGGGATGTGTTGACCAACGGGGTCAAGGTGCAGCTGAAGCAGGAAAATATGGGGCTGTGGGCGTTATTGTCCGCTCCATGAATTTACGTTTGGACGATTACCCGCACACAGGTGCAATGGGGTATGGCGATACACCAAGTGAAAACAGAATACCTGCCGCTGCCATTAGTACAAATGGAGCGGAATTATTGAGTACTACCTTAAAGCTTAACCCTAACATTCAATTTTACTTTAAACAAAATTGTAAACAGCTTGATGATGTAAAATCCTATAATGTTATTGCAGAAATCAAGGGAAGTACGTTCCCTAACGAAATTATGGTCGTTGGTGGGCATTTGGACTCATGGGACCTGGGTGATGGCGCACACGACGATGGTGCGGGTTGTGTACAAAGTATGGAAGCTCTTCGTTTGTTAAAGGAAACGGGCTATACACCAAAAAGGACTATTAGGGTTGTACTTTTCATGAACGAGGAGAATGGTTTACGAGGCGGAAAAGAATACGCCGCAGTGGCAAAAAACAAAAACGAAAGCCATGTTTTTGCACTGGAAAGCGATGCGGGTGGGTTTACGCCTAGAGGTTTTTCCTTTAATGCATCCGAGGATAATATAAATATGGCCAAAAATTGGGCTACACTTTTTGAACCTTACTTAATTCATGTCTTCGTTGAAGGTTATGGTGGTGCTGACATCAATCCGTTAAAGAACAATAACGATGATATAGTTTTGGCCGGACTTAGACCAGATTCCCAGCGTTACTTTGACCATCACCATGCGGAGAACGACACTTTTGAACATATCAACAAAAGAGAGCTTGAGCTTGGTGGTGCTACCATGGCCAGCTTAATTTATCTTTTTGATAAATACGGAACTATAAAAAAATAG
- a CDS encoding GNAT family N-acetyltransferase encodes MKNIIHFEPLTVDNYPTYINVGAKAYNDHYLHLWPNGDSSPYILTSFTQAVLQQEEKDENTILFIIHYGKKPVGILKITLNKPLKNYTAKDSLYIDKIYILKEFTGKGIGKKAIQFLTLRANKLHKTILWLDTMQKGPALKFYLKNGFEIFDKTKIPFENVIEPEKAMYIMVKTI; translated from the coding sequence ATGAAGAACATTATACACTTTGAGCCACTTACCGTTGATAACTATCCAACCTATATTAATGTGGGCGCAAAAGCATACAACGACCATTATTTACACCTTTGGCCCAATGGCGACTCTTCTCCTTACATTTTAACCAGTTTCACGCAGGCTGTTTTGCAACAGGAAGAAAAAGATGAAAACACCATACTATTTATCATACACTATGGTAAAAAACCGGTCGGAATACTAAAGATCACCTTAAACAAACCCTTGAAAAACTACACTGCCAAAGATTCGTTATACATAGATAAAATTTATATTCTCAAAGAATTTACAGGAAAAGGCATTGGGAAAAAGGCAATACAATTTCTCACGCTAAGGGCCAACAAACTGCATAAAACCATACTTTGGTTAGATACCATGCAAAAGGGGCCCGCTTTGAAATTTTACTTAAAAAACGGATTTGAAATATTTGATAAAACAAAAATACCTTTCGAAAATGTCATTGAACCGGAGAAAGCTATGTACATTATGGTAAAAACCATCTAA
- a CDS encoding cold-shock protein: MSKGTVKFFNDSKGYGFITEDGSNEDHFVHISGLIDEVREGDVVEFELQQGKKGLNAVNVKVVD, translated from the coding sequence ATGAGTAAAGGAACAGTAAAATTCTTCAATGATTCCAAAGGTTATGGTTTTATCACTGAAGATGGTTCGAACGAAGATCACTTTGTACACATTTCCGGTTTAATCGACGAAGTACGAGAAGGTGACGTTGTAGAATTTGAACTACAACAAGGTAAAAAAGGATTGAACGCCGTTAATGTGAAAGTAGTAGACTAG
- a CDS encoding peptidylprolyl isomerase, whose product MQDGIYAKFNTTKGEILVKLTHDKTPGTVGNFVALAEGNLENSVKPQGTPYYDGLKFHRVIPDFMIQGGCPLGTGTGDAGYKFDDEFHPELTHDAPGVLSMANAGPGTNGSQFFITHIATPWLDNKHTVFGHVEHGQEVVDEIAQGDGIESLEIVRVGADAENWNAVEAFRTFEGSREKRLAEEKKNAEAALEELAAGFDRTSSGLRYNIIQKGNGPKAEKGQTVSVHYEGSLTNGQVFDSSYKRKEPIDFQLGAGQVIPGWDEGISLLQVGDKARFVIPSHLAYGSAGAGGVIPPNAVLIFDVELMNVK is encoded by the coding sequence ATGCAAGACGGAATTTACGCAAAATTCAATACGACAAAAGGAGAAATCTTAGTAAAACTTACCCATGATAAAACGCCGGGAACGGTGGGTAACTTTGTCGCTTTGGCAGAAGGTAACCTCGAAAACAGTGTTAAGCCACAAGGCACCCCCTATTATGATGGATTGAAATTTCATAGGGTTATACCTGACTTTATGATACAAGGTGGTTGCCCTTTAGGCACCGGTACAGGTGATGCAGGGTATAAGTTTGATGATGAATTTCACCCAGAGCTTACCCATGATGCCCCTGGAGTGTTATCTATGGCCAATGCCGGCCCTGGAACAAACGGGAGTCAATTTTTCATTACACATATAGCTACCCCTTGGCTAGATAATAAGCATACGGTTTTTGGCCACGTAGAACACGGTCAAGAAGTTGTAGATGAAATAGCACAAGGTGATGGTATTGAAAGTTTGGAGATCGTACGTGTAGGTGCCGATGCAGAAAACTGGAATGCCGTTGAGGCTTTTAGAACCTTTGAAGGTTCACGGGAAAAAAGATTGGCAGAAGAAAAGAAAAATGCGGAAGCCGCCTTGGAAGAGTTGGCCGCAGGTTTTGATAGGACCAGTAGCGGATTGCGATACAATATCATTCAAAAGGGGAATGGGCCAAAGGCCGAGAAAGGCCAAACGGTATCGGTACATTATGAAGGTTCTTTGACCAACGGGCAGGTATTTGATTCTTCCTACAAAAGAAAAGAGCCTATCGATTTTCAATTAGGGGCAGGTCAAGTAATCCCGGGCTGGGACGAAGGTATAAGTCTGCTACAAGTAGGGGATAAGGCTAGGTTTGTGATACCTTCACATTTAGCATATGGTAGTGCTGGAGCAGGAGGAGTGATCCCACCAAATGCCGTATTGATATTTGACGTTGAACTGATGAACGTGAAGTAA
- a CDS encoding thioredoxin family protein, with amino-acid sequence MARTESNMLALGTVAPDFNILDTVTDKTVNLHALTGKKGTLIMFICNHCPFVVHVNPEISKMAKTYQPKGIGFVAISSNDVENYPQDGPKYMKLKAKAEDYTFPYLYDETQAVAKAYDAACTPDFYLFDSDLKLVYRGQLDDSRPGNGKPLTGKDLRDAMDNLLDGKEIAKNQKPSIGCNIKWVDQ; translated from the coding sequence ATGGCAAGAACGGAAAGCAATATGTTGGCACTGGGAACGGTTGCCCCGGATTTTAACATACTGGACACAGTAACGGATAAAACAGTGAACCTACATGCGCTTACAGGAAAAAAGGGAACGCTGATCATGTTCATTTGCAATCACTGCCCATTTGTGGTGCATGTAAATCCCGAAATTTCAAAAATGGCAAAAACATACCAACCCAAGGGTATTGGTTTTGTGGCCATTTCAAGCAACGATGTTGAAAATTATCCCCAAGATGGCCCAAAATACATGAAATTAAAAGCCAAAGCAGAGGATTATACGTTTCCTTATCTGTACGATGAGACTCAGGCAGTGGCAAAAGCCTATGATGCGGCCTGCACGCCTGATTTTTATTTGTTCGATTCCGATTTAAAATTAGTGTACCGTGGACAACTGGATGATTCCAGACCCGGGAATGGAAAACCTTTGACAGGGAAGGATTTACGTGACGCTATGGATAATCTATTGGATGGTAAAGAAATAGCCAAAAACCAAAAACCCAGTATAGGATGTAATATCAAATGGGTTGACCAATAA